A region from the Variovorax sp. V93 genome encodes:
- a CDS encoding PhaM family polyhydroxyalkanoate granule multifunctional regulatory protein, with product MSNASQPFDFSQFVPGFDFLKNLAGGGAGGSAGGAVPGLPSLASWVAPTLSVEEVDKRIQELKTVQYWLEQNGHALKATIQALEVQKMTLSTLRGMNVRMEDIASAFTKQAAAVAPAAAAPAPAPAAAAPAEPEAEPEEAPAPAKKARSKPASGGGGGNGGAGVIDPMQWWGSLTEQFQQIASSALQDAAQLKVPAMAQPMADAVGKAMGKPAAAPTASKPAARKAAAPAAAKKASAAARKRTAGRR from the coding sequence ATGAGCAATGCCAGCCAACCCTTCGACTTCAGCCAATTCGTCCCCGGATTCGATTTTCTGAAGAACCTTGCCGGCGGTGGCGCCGGCGGTTCGGCGGGCGGCGCGGTGCCCGGGTTGCCGAGCCTCGCGAGCTGGGTGGCCCCCACGCTGAGCGTGGAAGAGGTCGACAAGCGCATCCAGGAACTCAAGACGGTGCAGTACTGGCTCGAGCAGAACGGCCACGCGCTCAAGGCCACCATCCAGGCGCTCGAAGTGCAAAAGATGACACTTTCGACCTTGCGCGGCATGAACGTGCGGATGGAAGATATCGCCAGCGCGTTCACCAAGCAGGCGGCCGCCGTGGCGCCTGCCGCTGCTGCGCCGGCACCCGCACCGGCGGCTGCGGCGCCGGCCGAACCGGAAGCCGAGCCCGAAGAAGCCCCGGCGCCTGCGAAGAAAGCGCGCAGCAAGCCGGCTTCAGGCGGTGGTGGCGGCAATGGCGGCGCCGGCGTGATCGATCCGATGCAATGGTGGGGCTCGCTGACCGAGCAGTTCCAGCAGATCGCGAGTTCGGCGCTGCAGGATGCGGCCCAGCTCAAGGTGCCGGCCATGGCCCAGCCGATGGCCGATGCGGTGGGCAAGGCCATGGGCAAGCCGGCGGCGGCTCCCACGGCCTCGAAGCCCGCGGCCAGGAAGGCGGCAGCGCCCGCCGCCGCAAAGAAGGCATCGGCCGCCGCGCGCAAGCGAACGGCCGGCCGGCGCTGA